A window from Pseudochaenichthys georgianus unplaced genomic scaffold, fPseGeo1.2 scaffold_618_arrow_ctg1, whole genome shotgun sequence encodes these proteins:
- the casp8ap2 gene encoding LOW QUALITY PROTEIN: CASP8-associated protein 2 (The sequence of the model RefSeq protein was modified relative to this genomic sequence to represent the inferred CDS: deleted 1 base in 1 codon) gives MEDFDINDAPGLFVHDDNEDSVDIYDGLDLSFNNNAVNPSPNASRLKESLDLYEEMVTEEQQSRESSYSELKSRFQAAQNQIRELRRRVEQMEIQNTGVNTENGRLKKNICALLQTARLEVIRKDAEIQRLNQLSVKGHHHQQSHRNDIRDQISSSQTSTGSSKSRPPRPPSSSLQHPRPPSSSLQHPRPPSSSLQPPPQPPSLQPPPPPPSSLQPPPPPPSSLQPPPPPPSSLQPPPPPPSNLQPPPPQPPSLQPPPPQPPSLQPPPPPPSNLQPPPPPPSNLQPPPPPPSSLQPPPPPPSNLQPPPPPPPSLQPPPPPPSNLQPPPPPPSSLQPPPPPPSNLQPPPPPPPSFQPPPPQPPSLQPPPPPPSNLQLPPPPSSLQPPPPPPSSLQPPPPPPSSLQPPPPPPPSLSPLPPPSSIPHPPLPPLPTVHPSEDQPPGGSPPPDRKESDGSTYQPSGPSKKSSCSSSSQGRRSDKHKSKHREGTFPSLKLSDSTEKRHRNGSDPNRDSSAPDKNRSLKDSGRRRGHHRSDRVKSPPLVSAITCDDKKGRGRERRKDTAKTSDSERIAAHSSKEGHSRDHKINKTTDERRNSDSRDRKKSSSNQPPERSESSKERGGDRSSKDCQKKKDRRHGNKISRTLKRSIPTETCRERENVRSDQGKVEVISQESQEKTHEALKTPSGEPSVPEKGSGEENSPNRKLCFMETLNLTLSPIKKPLMPFTQGKGVEHSPEEESSQPDIEDMCVIDEVNSSELETGLEDFAEPSFDSPKTPRAKKIHKTCDDPKDVQERYRHQSERPAADQLLEVNVSQTSSAHSQRPETERNLPATSPESTSLRAADVSGKRENKSKLVARTQKHSCGPVWPVEAANKGHTGHSTSQRIPPIVDVIDSSVELKCISPKSALQKSLPVDSVGEDEASSPATENPEAVEVPDKAFLEVSPIILPQDSQRRLCPPDSLPKKAACCDVAKSAVSSTITLESLPQEGLSLPEAIFVLTQRNEDSSDSSSIAAEPSSSTGCIAVARVSSTTEEPAGPQRHSHLFTPKKIFSPAKSRDNKVQPSSSMPLLHDEDSMMHTLSNLKTIPDAISPLRSPIRITKRNHIHLLSKPGHVKSLQKDFSSTAVAESSKKLDVNKENKYPGSPANHDTQSSVDKVSDPPSSVSDTDLEEGEILSESEEAATDSPAPANKKSAKSMRPVRNNASPQSLLKRKAGESCVVSKKVIETVDVSTRSPKSRFKTVCPAATKASFSTVEEVMETFKVVRAEIRKKYMKLHKTFPKKSFYGVMENFQESFLEFVEGAHLGQICSQPVELKSNMKTLITSVFSKLLNNGIVKRIFEQQAVDLKQRLWDFVNVQVDFLFKDIHTTLKSLCNQRAQAEDKKPAGNKKGPEQPPVKKQRHQLDAQSSPTSLNRIMPSPVVPYRTGLGSRGKDIRITQEGKDGSVHPHPTHTQTVSIYCPPKKIPSTPEKSGISSLLVPPNGSLLDKTDFELLTEQQASSLTFNLVRDSQMGEIFKCLLQGSDLLESSGVTGDNTVWSLSTPRKDGERLLSITTPTKYDSPSKLHSPNKFGTPSKLFATWSSLSPRKMSSPHSKGRIHLNPALFDESCMLEVPSDSRSSHRSYSILAEDLAVSLTIPSPLKSDSHLSFLQPSSMRLMSTPESVISAHISEDALLEEEDASEQDIHLALDTDNSSCDSSCSDVLATPFLFKPDLPMQALVMEKSNDHFIVKIRPATSGADTTITEDSFSHTLIEEDQQQEDVKTKDGQGMAILSDKSWNHPPSNASSENSPSGICQANAEADIHPSQEQSLTLTKDSYHKKDLPPQNPLEDSRKLSEKNRTEATPSDSFPKGAQSSEHFFRHIDQATGREEVSLTADDDESNQTHRGEKSMTTQQSPSKALSSKSQNKTRCSETVRSDHSSPARSSETNQGSQESASHVSDSATDATEESETSVTIAEEAPEKGRRDLNRGSKRKKHQEKSIAKRLRKQDEGSSEEMESLGKTDDGESRASPAALSPNSLYAKNVIRKRGEVVVAWTRDEDRAILIALKTRGASRDTFSVLSEKLNKPSAQIANRFNQLMKLFKKQEKMEP, from the exons ATGGAGGACTTTGACATCAATGATGCCCCTGGCC TCTTTGTACATGATGACAACGAAGACTCCGTGGATATCTATGATGGCCTGGACCTCAGCTTTAACAACAACGCAG TGAATCCATCTCCAAATGCTTCTCGGCTGAAAGAATCACTGGACCTTTATGAAGAGATGGTCACAGAGgagcagcagagcagagagTCATCGTACTCTGAG CTCAAGTCCAGATTCCAGGCAGCTCAGAACCAGATCAGAGAGTTGCGCAGGAGGGTGGAGCAGATGGAGATCCAG AACACAGGGGTGAACACTGAGAACGGCCGTCTGAAAAAGAACATTTGTGCACTTTTACAAACAGCCAGACTGGAGGTGATACGAAAAGATGCTGAGATCCAGAGGCTGAACCAATT GTCAGTCAAAGGTCACCATCATCAACAATCTCACAGGAATGATATCCGGGATCAAATTTCCTCCAGTCAGACATCCACAGGCAGCTCCAAGAGTAGGCCGCCTCGTCCTCCATCCTCCAGTCTTCAGCATCCTCGTCCTCCATCCTCCAGTCTTCAGCATCCTCGTCCTCCATCCTCCAGTCTTCAGCCTCCTCCTCAGCCCCCGAGTCTTCAgccgcctcctcctccacccTCCAGTCTTCAgccgcctcctcctccacccTCCAGTCTTCAgccgcctcctcctccacccTCCAGTCTTCAgccgcctcctcctccaccttccAATCTTCAGCCGCCTCCTCCTCAGCCCCCCAGTCTTCAGCCGCCTCCTCCTCAGCCCCCCAGTCTTCAgccgcctcctcctccacccTCCAATCTTCAgccgcctcctcctccacccTCCAATCTTCAgccgcctcctcctccacccTCCAGTCTTCAgccgcctcctcctccaccttccAATCTTCAgccgcctcctcctccaccccccAGTCTTCAgccgcctcctcctccaccttccAATCTTCAgccgcctcctcctccacccTCCAGTCTTCAgccgcctcctcctccaccttccAATCTTCAgccgcctcctcctccaccccccAGTTTTCAGCCGCCTCCTCCTCAGCCCCCCAGTCTTCAgccgcctcctcctccacccTCCAATCTTCAGCTGCCTCCTCCACCCTCCAGTCTTCAgccgcctcctcctccacccTCCAGTCTTCAGCCGCCTCCTCCTCCGCCCTCCAGTCTTCAgccgcctcctcctccaccccccAGTCTTTCACCACTGCCTCCTCCCTCATCCATTCCTCATCCCCCTCTTCCACCTCTACCAACGGTACATCCCAGCGAGGATCAGCCTCCAGGTGGTTCTCCTCCACCCGACAGAAAAGAAAGTGAT GGCTCTACTTATCAGCCCAGTGGACCCAGCAAGAAATCCAGCTGCAGCTCATCCTCCCAAGGTAGAAGGTCAGACAAACACAAGTCCAAGCACAGAGAGGGAACATTTCCAAGCCTGAAACTGTCTGACTCAACAGAAAAGAGACATCGAAATGGTTCAGATCCCAACAGGGACAGCTCTGCCCCCGACAAAAACAGGTCTCTCAAAGACTCAGGACGAAGACGTGGGCACCACAGATCAGACAGGGTCAAAAGCCCTCCACTAGTGAGTGCAATTACCTGTGATGACAAGAAAGGAAGAGGTCGTGAAAGGAGAAAGGATACAGCCAAAACATCAGACTCTGAACGTATCGCAGCTCACAGCTCTAAAGAGGGCCACAGTCGAGATCATAAAATAAATAAGACTACTGATGAGAGAAGAAATTCAGACTCAAGGGACCGGAAAAAGTCCTCTTCAAACCAACCTCCAGAGCGCAGCGAGTCCTCCAAAGAACGGGGAGGGGATAGGTCGTCAAAGGATTGTCAGAAGAAGAAGGATAGGCGACATGGAAATAAAATCAGCAGAACACTTAAGAGAAGCATTCCGACAGAGACGTGCAGAGAACGTGAGAATGTGAGATCAGACCAAGGTAAAGTGGAGGTCATTAGTCAGGAAAGTCAAGAGAAGACACACGAGGCCTTAAAGACACCATCCGGAGAACCAAGTGTCCCAGAGAAAGGTTCTGGGGAGGAAAACAGTCCTAACAGGAAACTGTGTTTCATGGAAACATTGAATCTAACCCTTTCACCCATCAAGAAGCCGCTCATGCCCTTCACCCAGGGCAAGGGAGTTGAACACTCGCCAGAGGAGGAGAGTTCACAGCCTGACATCGAGGACATGTGTGTGATCGATGAAGTAAACAGCAGTGAACTAGAAACGGGGTTGGAAGATTTTGCAGAACCATCTTTCGATTCCCCGAAAACCCCTCGTGCCAAAAAGATACATAAGACTTGTGATGATCCAAAAGATGTCCAGGAAAGGTACCGACACCAGAGTGAAAGGCCTGCAGCTGATCAGCTACTTGAAGTCAATGTATCGCAAACCTCCTCAGCTCATAGCCAACGGCCAGAAACCGAGAGGAACCTCCCAGCAACTTCACCAGAGAGCACTTCTTTAAGAGCAGCAGATGTTTCAGGAAAACGAGAGAACAAAAGCAAGTTGGTGGCACGTACCCAGAAACACAGTTGTGGCCCTGTGTGGCCCGTGGAGGCTGCGAATAAAGGACACACAGGCCATTCTACTTCACAAAGAATACCTCCTATTGTAGACGTCATTGACTCAAGTGTAGAACTGAAGTGTATATCTCCTAAATCTGCACTACAGAAAAGCCTCCCTGTGGATTCAGTGGGAGAAGATGAAGCTTCTTCTCCAGCAACGGAAAATCCTGAAGCTGTAGAAGTTCCTGACAAAGCCTTCCTTGAAGTGTCTCCCATAATTCTTCCTCAGGACAGTCAGCGACGGCTGTGTCCTCCTGATTCCCTTCCCAAGAAAGCTGCTTGTTGTGATGTTGCTAAAAGTGCTGTATCCAGTACAATAACCCTTGAATCGCTTCCACAAGAAGGGCTTAGTCTACCTGAGGCCATCTTTGTTTTAACACAGCGAAACGAAGACAGCAGTGACAGCAGTAGCATCGCCGCTGAGCCCAGCTCCTCCACTGGCTGCATCGCCGTGGCCAGAGTCAGCAGCACCACAGAGGAGCCTGCGGGGCCACAGAGGCACAGCCACCTGTTCACACCAAAGAAGATCTTCTCTCCTGCGAAGAGTCGGGACAATAAAGTGCAGCCTTCCAGTTCGATGCCATTACTCCACGACGAGGACTCCATGATGCACACACTGAGCAATCTGAAGACAATCCCTGATGCCATAAGCCCTCTGAGGAGCCCCATCAGGATCACCAAGAGGAACCACATCCACCTTCTCAGCAAGCCAGGGCATGTCAAGAGCCTTCAGAAAG ACTTCTCCAGCACAGCTGTCGCTGAATCCTCAAAGAAGTTGGACgtaaacaaagaaaacaaatatcCGGGTTCTCCTGCAAACCATGACACGCAGAGCTCTGTGGACAAGGTGTCCGACCCGCCTTCAAGTGTCTCTGACACCGACCTGGAGGAAGGGGAGATATTAAGCGAGAGTGAAGAGGCGGCTACAGATTCTCCTGCGCCTGCAAACAAGAAGTCGGCAAAGTCCATGAGACCAGTCAGAAACAATGCAAGTCCTCAGTCTTTGTTAAAGAGGAAAGCTGGCGAAAGCTGTGTTGTATCCAAAAAAGTCATAGAAACAGTAGATGTATCAACACGAAGTCCGAAGAGTCGCTTTAAAACTGTTTGTCCCGCAGCGACCAAAGCTTCTTTTTCCACTGTAGAGGAAGTGATGGAGACGTTCAAGGTGGTCCGTGCTGAGATCCGAAAGAAGTACATGAAACTCCACAAAACCTTTCCCAAGAAGAGCTTCTATGGAGTGATGGAGAACTTCCAGGAGTCTTTTTTAGAATTCGTAGAGGGTGCTCATCTGGGTCAGATATGCAGTCAGCCAGTGGAGCTGAAATCCAACATGAAGACATTAATTACATCTGTGTTTAGCAAACTGTTGAATAATGGTATTGTGAAACGCATCTTTGAACAGCAGGCAGTGGATCTGAAGCAGAGGCTGTGGGACTTTGTAAATGTCCAAGTTGACTTCTTGTTCAAGGACATTCACACAACACTGAAAAGCCTGTGCAACCAAAGAGCTCAGGCTGAGGACAAGAAGCCCGCTGGAAATAAGAAAGGACCCGAACAGCCCCCTGTTAAAAAGCAACGTCACCAACTGGACGCACAGTCGTCTCCCACCAGCTTGAATCGAATCATGCCCTCTCCCGTGGTGCCTTACCGAACGGGCCTTGGAAGCAGAGGCAAAGATATCAGAATCACACAGGAGGGAAAAGACGGCAGTGTTCACCCACATCCGACACATACACAAACGGTCTCCATCTACTGTCCTCCCAAAAAGATTCCTTCAACTCCAGAGAAAAGTGGCATTTCTTCTTTGTTAGTCCCTCCCAACGGTTCTTTGCTGGACAAAACTGACTTTGAGCTTCTCACAGAACAGCAAGCCTCCAGTTTAACATTCAACCTAGTGAGGGACTCTCAGATGGGAGAGATCTTCAAGTGTCTCTTGCAGGGATCCGACTTACTGGAAAGCAGCGGCGTCACCGGAGACAACACAGTGTGGTCCCTCAGCACACCGAGAAAGGACGGAGAGAGACTCCTCAGCATCACTACTCCAACTAAATATGACTCTCCATCTAAGCTGCACTCCCCGAACAAATTTGGAACTCCCTCGAAACTTTTCGCAACGTGGTCCAGCCTTTCACCTCGCAAGATGTCCTCTCCACACTCCAAAGGTCGGATCCACCTGAATCCAGCTCTGTTCGACGAGAGTTGCATGTTAGAGGTGCCGTCAGACAGTCGATCTTCACATAGGTCCTATTCCATTCTGGCTGAAGACCTGGCGGTGTCCCTCACCATTCCATCGCCTCTCAAGTCCGACAGCCACCTCAGCTTCCTGCAGCCATCCAGCATGCGCCTCATGTCCACTCCGGAGAGCGTCATAAGCGCTCACATCAGCGAGGACGCtctgctggaggaggaggacgcGTCGGAGCAGGACATTCATCTCGCACTGGACACCGACAACTCCAGCTGCGATTCCAGCTGCAGCGACGTGCTCGCCACCCCTTTCCTCTTCAAGCCAGACCTACCCATGCAAGCGCTGGTGATGGAGAAATCCAACGATCATTTCATCGTGAAGATCCGTCCTGCGACATCGGGCGCCGATACCACAATCACCGAAGACAGCTTCAGTCACACCCTAATAGAAGAAGACCAGCAGCAAGAGGATGTGAAAACTAAAGACGGTCAAGGAATGGCAATTTTGTCAGACAAATCCTGGAATCATCCTCCTTCAAATGCCTCGTCTGAAAACAGTCCATCTGGGATCTGTCAGGCCAACGCCGAAGCAGATATCCATCCCTCTCAAGAGCAGAGCTTAACACTAACAAAAGATTCATACCACAAAAAAGACTTGCCTCCACAAAATCCATTAGAGGATTCACGGAAACTGTCAGAGAAGAATCGGACTGAAGCCACTCCTTCAGACAGCTTTCCGAAAGGTGCTCAAAGCTCTGAGCACTTCTTTAGACACATCGACCAGGCAACCGGCAGAGAGGAGGTCTCACTCACTGCTGATGATGATGAATCAAATCAAACCCACCGCGGAGAAAAATCCATGACAACGCAACAAAGTCCCTCGAAAGCTCTTTCTTCCAAGTCTCAGAATAAGACGAGATGCTCTGAAACCGTGCGGTCGGATCACAGCTCCCCTGCTCGAAGCTCTGAAACAAACCAAGGAAGCCAAGAGTCTGCATCACATGTGTCCGACTCCGCGACAGACGCAACAGAGGAGTCGGAGACAAGTGTCACCATTGCAGAGGAAGCTCCAGAGAAAGGCCGTAGAGATCTCAACAGGGGTAGCAAACGGAAGAAGCACCAGGAGAAATCAATAGCCAAGCGGCTCAGGAAGCAGGACGAGGGAAGCTCCGAGGAGATGGAGTCTCTCGGCAAGACTGACGACGGAGAATCCAGAGCCTCCCCCGCAGCGCTGTCCCCCAACAGCCTCTATGCCAAGAACGTGATCAGGAAGAGGGGCGAGGTGGTGGTGGCATGGACCAG AGACGAAGATCGAGCGATCCTCATCGCGCTGAAGACGAGAGGAGCTTCACGAGACACTTTCTCCGTGTTGTCTGAGAAGCTCAATAAGCCGTCAGCGCAG ATTGCCAACAGATTCAACCAGCTCATGAAGCTTTTTAAGAAGCAGGAGAAGATGGAGCCTTGA